A genomic window from Pseudogulbenkiania sp. MAI-1 includes:
- a CDS encoding NAD(P)(+) transhydrogenase (Re/Si-specific) subunit beta, producing MENISAILYLIAAVLFILALKGLSSPVSALRGNLYGMVGMAIAVVTTFLIMDKPVMALIGAAIAGGAVIGAWRAKTVQMTGMPELVAAMHSLVGLSAVLIAVAAIFHDGVEHTPVQKVELFIGAFIGAITFTASVVAFGKLSGKFGSKAVSFNGQHLLNLVLALTMLGFGLVYFVSDSHAAFLAMVAVALVLGVTLIIPIGGADMPVVVSMLNSYSGWAAAGIGFTLNNPVLIIAGACVGSSGAILSYIMCKAMNRSIVSVLLGGFGAEPAAAAAGASGPKSYKSGSAEDAGFLMSNADSVIIVPGYGLAVSRAQHALQEFAELLTEAGVKVRYAIHPVAGRMPGHMNVLLAEAEVPYEQVQEMEEINSDFANTDVVLVIGANDVVNPAAQKDKASPIYGMPILEAHKARTVVVVKRSMNAGYAGLDNELFYMDKTMMVFGDAKKVVEDLVKSVAH from the coding sequence ATGGAAAATATCTCTGCAATTCTTTACCTGATCGCGGCGGTGTTGTTCATCCTCGCGTTGAAGGGGCTGTCGAGTCCGGTGTCCGCCCTGCGCGGCAACCTGTACGGCATGGTGGGCATGGCGATCGCCGTGGTGACCACCTTCCTGATCATGGACAAGCCGGTGATGGCGCTGATCGGCGCGGCCATCGCCGGCGGTGCGGTGATCGGGGCGTGGCGCGCCAAGACCGTGCAGATGACCGGCATGCCGGAGCTGGTGGCGGCGATGCACTCGCTGGTGGGCCTCTCCGCCGTGCTGATCGCGGTGGCGGCGATCTTCCACGACGGGGTGGAGCATACCCCGGTGCAGAAGGTGGAGCTGTTCATCGGCGCCTTCATCGGCGCGATCACATTCACCGCCTCGGTGGTGGCGTTCGGCAAGTTGTCGGGCAAGTTCGGCTCGAAGGCGGTGAGCTTCAACGGCCAGCACCTGCTGAACCTGGTCCTGGCGCTGACCATGCTGGGCTTCGGCCTGGTGTACTTCGTCAGCGACAGCCATGCCGCCTTCCTGGCGATGGTGGCGGTGGCGCTGGTGCTGGGCGTGACGCTGATCATCCCGATCGGCGGCGCCGACATGCCGGTGGTGGTGTCGATGCTGAACTCGTACTCGGGCTGGGCGGCGGCCGGCATCGGCTTCACGCTGAACAACCCGGTGCTGATCATCGCCGGCGCCTGCGTCGGTTCGTCCGGGGCCATCCTGTCCTACATCATGTGCAAGGCGATGAACCGCTCGATCGTCAGCGTGCTCTTGGGCGGCTTCGGCGCCGAGCCGGCCGCGGCGGCGGCGGGCGCGTCCGGTCCGAAGAGCTACAAGTCGGGCTCGGCCGAGGACGCCGGCTTCCTGATGAGCAACGCCGACTCGGTGATCATCGTGCCGGGCTACGGCCTGGCGGTGTCGCGCGCGCAGCACGCCTTGCAGGAGTTCGCCGAGCTGCTGACCGAGGCCGGGGTGAAGGTGCGCTACGCCATCCACCCGGTGGCGGGCCGCATGCCGGGGCACATGAACGTGCTGCTGGCGGAAGCCGAGGTGCCGTACGAGCAGGTGCAGGAGATGGAGGAGATCAACTCCGACTTCGCCAACACCGACGTGGTGCTGGTGATCGGCGCCAACGACGTGGTGAACCCGGCGGCGCAGAAGGACAAGGCGAGCCCGATCTACGGCATGCCGATCCTGGAGGCGCACAAGGCGCGCACCGTGGTGGTGGTGAAGCGCTCGATGAACGCCGGCTACGCGGGTCTCGACAACGAGCTGTTCTACATGGACAAGACCATGATGGTGTTCGGCGATGCCAAGAAGGTGGTGGAAGACCTGGTGAAGAGCGTGGCCCACTAG
- a CDS encoding proton-translocating transhydrogenase family protein produces the protein MDPFITSLTVFVLAVFVGYHVVWNVTPALHTPLMSVTNAISGIIVVGALLQVVDINGEQITLTSVLGAIGIFLASINIFGGFLVTQRMLDMFKKKKK, from the coding sequence ATGGATCCCTTTATCACCAGTCTTACCGTGTTCGTGCTGGCCGTGTTCGTCGGCTATCACGTGGTGTGGAACGTCACCCCGGCGCTGCATACCCCGCTGATGTCGGTGACCAACGCCATCTCGGGCATCATCGTGGTCGGCGCGCTGTTGCAGGTGGTGGACATCAACGGTGAGCAGATCACCTTGACGTCCGTGCTGGGCGCGATCGGCATCTTCCTGGCCAGCATCAACATCTTCGGCGGCTTCCTGGTGACCCAGCGCATGCTCGACATGTTCAAGAAGAAGAAAAAATAA
- a CDS encoding Re/Si-specific NAD(P)(+) transhydrogenase subunit alpha, producing MQIAIPAERLAGETRVAATPETVKKLVAMGHTVVVESGAGRLSAVPDAAYADAGASLAQGRAAALAAADIVLQVRPPEADEIAEFKQGATVISLMNPYANPHLAAMAARKLSAFAMELLPRTTRAQSMDVLSSQNNIAGYKAVLLATHYYPRFMPMLMTAAGTVKPARVLIMGVGVAGLQAIATAKRLGAVVEATDVRAATKEQVESLGAKFIEVPMTDEEKAASDGVYAKEMSDDYKRRQAELVAKHAMAADIIITTALIPGKKAPLLISEAVVRGMKPGSVIIDIAAEAGGNCALTRPGEVSVTDNGVTVVGTANLPGLVAADASSLYARNLLTFLSLMLTKDGFSINLEDDLLAATLITHDGTVRFGQPSTPSAAGTPAATRA from the coding sequence ATGCAGATCGCAATTCCGGCCGAACGTCTGGCCGGCGAGACGCGCGTGGCCGCCACACCGGAAACGGTGAAGAAACTCGTCGCCATGGGTCACACCGTGGTCGTCGAGTCGGGGGCCGGGCGCCTGTCCGCCGTCCCCGATGCGGCCTACGCCGACGCCGGCGCCAGCCTGGCGCAGGGCCGCGCCGCCGCGCTGGCCGCCGCCGACATCGTGCTCCAGGTGCGCCCGCCCGAGGCCGACGAGATCGCCGAGTTCAAACAAGGCGCCACCGTCATCTCGCTGATGAACCCCTACGCCAACCCGCATCTGGCGGCCATGGCGGCCAGGAAGCTGTCGGCCTTCGCCATGGAGCTGTTGCCGCGCACCACGCGTGCGCAGAGCATGGACGTGCTGTCCAGCCAGAACAACATCGCCGGCTACAAGGCGGTGCTGCTGGCCACGCACTACTACCCGCGCTTCATGCCGATGCTGATGACCGCGGCCGGCACCGTGAAGCCGGCGCGCGTGCTGATCATGGGCGTGGGCGTGGCGGGCCTGCAGGCCATCGCCACCGCCAAGCGCCTGGGCGCGGTGGTGGAGGCCACCGACGTGCGCGCGGCGACCAAGGAGCAGGTGGAGTCGCTCGGCGCCAAGTTCATCGAGGTGCCGATGACCGACGAGGAGAAGGCGGCCAGCGACGGCGTCTACGCCAAGGAGATGTCGGACGACTACAAGCGCCGCCAGGCCGAGCTGGTGGCCAAGCACGCCATGGCGGCCGACATCATCATCACCACCGCGCTGATCCCGGGCAAGAAGGCGCCGCTGTTGATCAGCGAGGCGGTGGTGCGCGGAATGAAGCCGGGCTCGGTGATCATCGACATCGCGGCGGAGGCCGGCGGCAACTGCGCGCTGACCCGTCCGGGCGAGGTAAGCGTGACCGACAACGGCGTGACCGTGGTCGGCACCGCCAACCTGCCGGGGCTGGTGGCGGCGGATGCGTCGAGCCTGTACGCGCGCAACCTGCTGACCTTCCTGTCGCTGATGCTCACCAAGGACGGCTTCTCGATCAACCTGGAGGACGACCTGCTGGCCGCCACGCTGATCACCCACGACGGCACGGTGCGCTTCGGTCAACCTTCCACCCCGTCCGCCGCCGGCACCCCGGCCGCGACGCGGGCTTGA
- a CDS encoding TSUP family transporter, which yields MEIAFLCLMAFFAGMIDSAVGGGGLIQLPALFNTLSTQAPATLLGTNKFASVFGTASATRSFVKRVRMAWELILPATGAAFALSFVGATAASYVPKEVMKPIVLVLLIAMALYTLKKKDLGRLHKPTAITRREKRLALLIGGGIGFYDGIFGPGTGSFLIFLFVRCFAFDFLHASAAAKVVNLATNLAALSFFVSTGNILYAVSIPMALSNIVGAQVGSRIAIKGGAGLVRVLFLILVTGLIGKFAYDMLS from the coding sequence ATGGAAATCGCTTTTCTGTGCCTGATGGCGTTTTTTGCCGGCATGATCGACTCGGCGGTCGGCGGCGGCGGACTGATCCAGCTGCCCGCGCTGTTCAATACCCTATCCACGCAAGCCCCGGCCACGCTGCTCGGCACCAACAAGTTCGCCTCGGTGTTCGGCACCGCCAGCGCCACGCGCAGCTTCGTCAAACGGGTACGGATGGCGTGGGAGCTGATCCTGCCGGCGACCGGCGCCGCCTTCGCGCTGTCGTTCGTCGGCGCCACCGCGGCGAGCTATGTGCCGAAGGAGGTGATGAAGCCCATCGTGCTGGTGCTGTTGATCGCGATGGCGCTCTACACCTTGAAAAAGAAGGATCTGGGCCGGCTGCACAAGCCGACGGCGATCACGCGCCGGGAGAAGCGGCTGGCGCTGCTGATCGGCGGGGGCATCGGCTTCTACGACGGCATCTTCGGGCCGGGCACCGGGTCTTTCCTGATCTTCCTGTTCGTACGCTGTTTCGCCTTCGACTTTTTGCACGCGTCGGCGGCGGCCAAGGTGGTGAACCTGGCCACCAACCTCGCCGCACTGTCGTTTTTTGTCAGCACCGGCAACATCCTCTACGCGGTGAGCATTCCGATGGCGCTGTCCAACATCGTCGGCGCCCAGGTGGGCAGCCGCATCGCCATCAAGGGCGGGGCGGGGCTGGTGCGGGTGTTGTTCCTGATTCTGGTGACGGGTTTGATCGGCAAGTTCGCCTACGACATGCTGAGCTAA
- the ugpQ gene encoding glycerophosphodiester phosphodiesterase has translation MPSWPYPLVFAHRLGGALAPENTLAGLQIAARLGVRAVECDVKLSADGEPFLLHDDTLPRTTNGSGPARALTLAQLRELDAGSRFHPAFAGEALPLLEELATLCRGGDILANLEIKPCPGREAETGRVVAEAACRLWKGAGVPPLLSSFSVEALQAAAATAPELPRGLLCVSPPADWRARLEAVGAVALHCHHASLNLERVDTLRRAGYAVMAYTVNDVMEARLLQSWGVDMLCTDRPDRLGELEGRC, from the coding sequence ATGCCCTCATGGCCTTATCCGCTGGTGTTCGCCCATCGCCTGGGCGGTGCGCTGGCGCCGGAAAATACCCTGGCCGGCCTGCAGATCGCGGCGCGGCTCGGGGTGCGGGCGGTGGAGTGCGACGTCAAGCTGTCGGCCGACGGCGAGCCGTTCCTGCTGCACGACGACACCCTGCCGCGCACCACCAACGGCAGTGGTCCGGCCCGCGCGCTGACGCTGGCGCAGCTGCGCGAACTGGACGCCGGCAGCCGTTTCCATCCGGCGTTCGCCGGCGAAGCGCTGCCGCTCTTGGAGGAACTGGCCACGCTGTGCCGCGGCGGCGACATCCTGGCCAACCTGGAGATCAAGCCGTGCCCTGGGCGCGAGGCCGAAACCGGGCGGGTGGTGGCCGAAGCGGCGTGCCGCCTGTGGAAAGGAGCCGGGGTGCCGCCGCTGCTGTCGTCGTTTTCGGTCGAAGCGCTGCAGGCGGCCGCCGCGACGGCGCCGGAACTGCCGCGTGGCCTGCTGTGCGTCTCGCCCCCCGCCGATTGGCGCGCGCGGCTCGAGGCGGTGGGTGCCGTGGCGCTGCACTGCCACCACGCCAGCCTGAACCTGGAACGAGTCGACACCCTCCGCCGCGCCGGCTACGCGGTGATGGCGTACACCGTCAACGACGTGATGGAAGCGAGGCTGCTGCAGTCCTGGGGGGTGGACATGCTGTGCACCGACCGGCCGGACCGGCTGGGAGAATTGGAAGGGCGCTGCTAA
- the glpD gene encoding glycerol-3-phosphate dehydrogenase: protein MREHYDVLVVGGGINGCGIANLAAQCGLSVLLVEQDDLAAHTSSASSKLIHGGLRYLEYGEFRLVREALAEREVLLAMAPHIIRPLTFILPHHKALRPVWMIRLGLLLYDHLGNREQLPASQRLELAQHATGEPLRPAFHTGFCYSDCWVDDARLVVLNAMQAREYGADVLTRTHLEGACRGETGWLARLIDPRGQPWTVTADALVNAAGPWVERVLETTLGHAGRSRLRLVKGSHIVVPRRYQGEHAYLLQSGDRRVVFVLPYGDYNLIGTTDVPFDGDPAALSASPAEIDYLCRVVNEYFRTPIRAEDVVWSFAGVRPLFDDGSASAAAVTRDYHLELDGTTVPLLSVFGGKLTTHRQLARVALTRLAGHFGRELPLELPEGPPPALPGGVLPTLTLETYRQQLAKRFPWLPEPLLSALLQRHGSLIEVLLQGASTLADFGTDHGGGLYQREVEYLIRQEWARQPEDVLWRRSKCGLAMSEAQRQAFADAWETRYAGLVGD, encoded by the coding sequence ATGCGCGAACATTACGATGTGCTGGTGGTGGGGGGCGGCATCAACGGCTGCGGCATCGCCAACCTGGCGGCCCAGTGCGGACTGTCGGTGCTGCTGGTGGAGCAGGACGACCTGGCCGCGCATACCTCGTCGGCGTCCAGCAAGCTGATCCACGGCGGCCTGCGTTACCTGGAGTACGGCGAATTCCGCCTGGTGCGCGAGGCGCTGGCCGAGCGCGAGGTGCTGCTGGCGATGGCGCCGCACATCATCCGTCCGCTGACCTTCATCCTGCCGCACCACAAGGCGCTGCGCCCGGTGTGGATGATCCGCCTGGGCCTGCTGCTGTACGACCACCTCGGCAACCGCGAGCAGTTGCCGGCCAGCCAGCGCCTAGAGCTGGCGCAGCACGCGACCGGCGAGCCGCTGCGCCCCGCCTTCCACACCGGCTTCTGCTATTCCGATTGCTGGGTGGACGACGCCCGGCTGGTGGTGCTCAACGCGATGCAGGCACGCGAGTACGGCGCCGACGTGCTGACCCGTACCCACCTGGAGGGGGCCTGCCGGGGCGAAACCGGCTGGCTGGCGCGGCTGATCGACCCTCGCGGCCAGCCGTGGACGGTCACGGCCGACGCGCTGGTGAACGCCGCCGGGCCGTGGGTGGAGCGGGTGCTGGAGACCACCCTGGGCCATGCCGGCCGCTCCCGGCTGCGGCTGGTCAAGGGCAGCCACATCGTGGTGCCGAGGAGGTACCAGGGCGAGCACGCCTACCTGCTGCAAAGCGGCGACCGGCGCGTGGTGTTCGTGCTGCCGTATGGCGACTACAACCTGATCGGCACCACCGACGTGCCGTTCGACGGCGACCCGGCGGCGCTGTCGGCGAGCCCCGCCGAGATCGATTACCTGTGCCGGGTGGTGAACGAGTATTTCCGTACGCCGATCCGGGCGGAGGACGTGGTGTGGAGCTTTGCCGGGGTGCGGCCGCTGTTCGACGACGGTTCGGCCAGCGCCGCGGCGGTGACGCGCGACTACCATCTCGAGCTGGACGGCACGACGGTTCCGCTGCTGTCGGTGTTCGGCGGCAAGCTCACCACGCATCGCCAGCTGGCACGCGTCGCACTGACGCGGCTGGCCGGCCACTTCGGCCGGGAACTGCCGCTGGAACTCCCGGAAGGCCCGCCGCCGGCGCTGCCCGGCGGCGTGCTGCCCACGCTGACGCTCGAGACCTACCGTCAGCAGCTCGCCAAGCGTTTCCCCTGGCTGCCCGAACCACTGCTGAGCGCGCTGCTGCAGCGCCACGGTAGCCTGATCGAGGTGCTGCTGCAGGGCGCGTCGACCTTGGCCGACTTCGGCACCGATCACGGCGGCGGGCTGTACCAGCGCGAGGTGGAATACCTGATCCGGCAGGAGTGGGCGCGCCAGCCCGAGGACGTGCTGTGGCGCCGCAGCAAGTGCGGGCTGGCGATGAGCGAGGCGCAGCGGCAGGCTTTTGCCGATGCCTGGGAGACGCGCTACGCGGGGTTGGTCGGGGATTAG
- a CDS encoding PAS domain S-box protein — protein MWNASRLRLAAALVLLATALALPAYWLRLEQSHDTLRTHTLQQASRHAAQLAATVADSQAGALANVDYALQNLRAEYLVAPELMAQSASQTIAAFPPGMLRQIAVIDAEGYLAYSNLNRSLRVYLGDRDHFKVHAIRRTDQIHISKPLLGRVSKAWSIQFSRPLFRRGQFAGVMVFSIAPDYFVNRFAALRLGPNDTIALLRSDGRFLARNRLQDKTMGQLFDLNAPFRGPSAGGHGTFRLTSAIDHVPRTYAWQTLELFSLIAVVGFDERAILSPIERLIAASRWRSALGSLLLGGLAVAVSVLLLRAGRQRRALLESEARYRNLFEKNAAVKLLVDPAGARIVDANPAAAEFYGYPRETLVQMRLPQLITLPAAVLQQEVERVLAGESGYFTCIHRLASGAAREVEIYTGPVRLDGRDLLYCIVLDASPRHELERRLRQSEEQRQALLDSLDEGVVVVDAEGVATSANPQARRLLDLDATGRMSAGRWLIHPDGTPLAADPSLGLAAVRDAAPLERERLGIASHGGEPQWVSLSVRPLSHDGAGRAPAALLTFADISPLLAGQAAQRLAQSVFDAASEGIMVTDLDNVIVAVNRAFSLRTGYRAEDITGRTPAMLASGWHDDAFYKTLWQGLRQDGQWEGEISNRRKNGEVQAEWLKVSVLLDEQGQPCHYIALFSDLSEERQRQQQAWRQAHYDPLTGLPNRTLLQARLERALARAERHGSRVVLLQLALDRFLPIAERYGRDAADQLLCLVGRRLEHGLRPQDCVARLGDDEFAVLLADLPAGTSAAAVANPLLARLAQPFMLGKHRVDIALRLGVAAFPQDGGEAARLLARAETLCRASVPGRTSYPALSGDLPG, from the coding sequence ATGTGGAATGCTTCCCGTTTGCGCCTGGCCGCGGCTCTCGTCCTGCTGGCTACCGCACTGGCCTTGCCGGCCTATTGGCTGCGCCTGGAGCAGAGCCACGACACCCTGCGCACGCATACGCTGCAACAGGCCTCCCGGCATGCCGCTCAACTGGCGGCCACCGTCGCCGACAGCCAGGCCGGCGCGCTGGCCAACGTCGACTACGCCCTGCAGAACCTGCGCGCGGAATACCTCGTCGCCCCCGAGCTGATGGCGCAGAGCGCCAGCCAGACCATCGCCGCCTTCCCGCCCGGCATGCTGCGCCAGATCGCCGTGATCGATGCCGAGGGCTATCTGGCCTACTCCAATCTGAACCGCTCGCTGCGCGTCTACCTGGGCGATCGCGATCACTTCAAGGTGCACGCCATCCGCCGCACCGACCAGATCCACATCAGCAAGCCGCTGCTGGGACGCGTCTCCAAGGCGTGGAGCATCCAGTTCTCGCGCCCGCTGTTCCGGCGCGGTCAGTTCGCCGGCGTGATGGTGTTCTCCATCGCTCCCGACTACTTCGTCAACCGCTTCGCCGCGCTGCGGCTCGGACCGAACGACACCATAGCGCTGCTGCGCAGCGACGGGCGCTTTTTGGCGCGCAACCGGCTGCAGGACAAGACCATGGGACAGCTGTTCGACCTGAACGCGCCGTTTCGCGGTCCGTCCGCCGGCGGGCACGGCACCTTCCGGCTGACTTCGGCGATCGACCACGTGCCGCGCACCTACGCCTGGCAGACGCTGGAACTGTTCTCGCTGATCGCGGTGGTCGGCTTCGACGAACGCGCCATCCTGTCGCCGATCGAGCGCCTCATCGCCGCCAGCCGCTGGCGCAGCGCGCTGGGCTCGCTGCTGCTGGGCGGTTTGGCGGTGGCGGTCAGCGTGCTGCTGCTGCGGGCGGGACGGCAGCGGCGCGCCCTGCTGGAGAGCGAGGCGCGCTACCGCAACCTGTTCGAGAAGAACGCCGCGGTCAAGCTGCTGGTCGATCCGGCCGGGGCCCGCATCGTCGATGCCAATCCGGCCGCCGCCGAGTTCTACGGCTACCCGCGCGAGACCTTGGTGCAGATGCGCCTGCCGCAGCTCATCACCTTGCCGGCGGCCGTGCTGCAGCAGGAAGTGGAGCGGGTGCTGGCCGGCGAGAGCGGCTACTTCACCTGTATCCACCGGCTTGCCTCCGGCGCAGCGCGCGAGGTCGAGATCTATACCGGGCCGGTGCGGCTCGACGGGCGCGACCTGCTGTACTGCATCGTGCTCGATGCCAGCCCCCGGCACGAACTGGAGCGGCGGCTGCGGCAGAGTGAAGAACAGCGCCAGGCGCTGCTCGACAGCCTGGACGAAGGCGTCGTCGTGGTCGACGCCGAGGGCGTGGCCACCTCCGCCAACCCGCAGGCGCGGCGGCTGCTGGACCTCGACGCGACGGGGCGGATGAGCGCCGGGCGCTGGCTGATCCACCCGGATGGCACACCGCTGGCCGCCGATCCGTCCCTCGGTCTGGCGGCCGTGCGCGACGCGGCGCCGCTCGAGCGCGAGCGGCTCGGCATCGCCAGCCACGGGGGCGAGCCGCAGTGGGTCTCGCTCAGCGTGCGCCCGCTCAGCCATGACGGCGCGGGCCGGGCACCCGCCGCCCTGCTGACGTTCGCCGATATCTCGCCGCTGTTGGCCGGCCAGGCGGCGCAGCGGCTGGCGCAGTCGGTGTTCGATGCCGCCAGCGAAGGCATCATGGTGACCGATCTCGACAACGTCATCGTGGCGGTCAACCGTGCCTTCAGCCTGCGCACCGGCTACCGTGCCGAGGACATCACCGGCCGCACCCCCGCCATGCTGGCCTCGGGCTGGCACGACGACGCGTTCTACAAGACGCTGTGGCAAGGCCTGCGCCAGGACGGCCAGTGGGAAGGCGAGATCAGCAACCGCCGCAAGAACGGCGAGGTTCAGGCCGAATGGCTGAAAGTCTCGGTACTGCTCGACGAACAGGGGCAGCCGTGCCACTACATCGCGCTGTTCAGCGACCTCAGCGAAGAACGGCAACGGCAACAGCAAGCCTGGCGGCAGGCCCATTACGACCCCCTGACCGGCCTGCCGAACCGCACGCTGCTGCAGGCGCGGCTGGAGCGCGCCCTGGCCCGGGCCGAGCGCCACGGCAGCCGGGTCGTGCTGCTGCAGCTCGCCCTGGACCGCTTCCTCCCCATCGCCGAGCGCTACGGCCGCGACGCCGCCGATCAGCTGCTGTGCCTGGTGGGGCGGCGGCTGGAACACGGCCTGCGTCCGCAGGACTGCGTCGCGCGGCTGGGCGACGACGAGTTCGCCGTGCTGCTGGCCGACCTGCCGGCCGGCACCAGCGCCGCCGCCGTGGCAAACCCGCTGCTGGCGCGGCTGGCGCAGCCGTTCATGCTGGGCAAGCACCGCGTGGACATCGCACTCCGCCTCGGCGTGGCCGCGTTCCCGCAGGACGGTGGCGAAGCCGCCCGGCTGCTCGCCCGCGCCGAAACCCTCTGCCGCGCCAGCGTGCCGGGCCGCACGAGCTACCCGGCGCTGAGCGGCGACCTGCCGGGCTAG
- a CDS encoding BrnA antitoxin family protein, whose product MNGLPTTMTSEALQAMRERGESKSDLDRVKREAEQGVEPDTSGDDTPDLAALRQAVRQRGRPKKDSSKLQVTVRYSPDVIARFRATGPGWQSRMDAALQDWLKDHDPRKLPA is encoded by the coding sequence ATGAATGGCTTGCCAACCACGATGACGAGTGAGGCCCTGCAGGCCATGCGCGAGCGGGGCGAATCAAAAAGCGATCTGGACCGCGTCAAGCGCGAGGCCGAACAGGGAGTCGAGCCGGACACCAGCGGGGACGATACCCCCGATCTGGCCGCACTCCGCCAAGCCGTGCGGCAGCGAGGCCGCCCCAAGAAAGACAGCAGCAAGCTGCAGGTTACGGTGCGCTATTCCCCCGATGTGATCGCCCGCTTCCGCGCCACCGGCCCCGGCTGGCAGTCACGCATGGATGCCGCCCTGCAGGACTGGCTTAAAGACCATGACCCGCGCAAGTTGCCGGCCTGA
- a CDS encoding BrnT family toxin: protein MNYEWDEAKRLANIAKHGLDFVDAPLVYESPIKLEAISERNGERRIQAFAYVYEVLTVLTLVYVPNAGAVRCISLRRAHSDERSLYHEWLANHDDE from the coding sequence ATGAACTATGAATGGGATGAGGCCAAACGCCTTGCCAACATCGCCAAGCATGGCTTGGACTTTGTTGATGCGCCCTTGGTGTATGAGAGCCCGATCAAGCTCGAGGCCATCAGCGAGCGCAATGGGGAACGCCGGATACAGGCATTTGCCTACGTCTATGAAGTCTTGACAGTGCTGACACTGGTGTATGTCCCCAACGCCGGGGCGGTGCGCTGTATCAGCTTGCGCCGTGCCCATTCCGATGAAAGGAGCCTGTACCATGAATGGCTTGCCAACCACGATGACGAGTGA
- the mnmE gene encoding tRNA uridine-5-carboxymethylaminomethyl(34) synthesis GTPase MnmE translates to MSLAYTPTTICAIATAPGRGGVGVIRVSGRELQSFAHAISGGKVPQPRYATYSDFLGADGTPIDNGLMLFFPGPNSFTGEDVLELQGHGGPVVMNMLLARCLELGARLAEPGEFTKRAFLNDKLDLAQAESVADLIDASSETAAKSALKSLKGAFSHEIHQLVDELITLRMLVEATLDFPDEEIDFLEAADARGKLAGVRTQLIRVQATARQGAILREGMHVVLVGQPNVGKSSLMNALAGDEIAIVTDIAGTTRDTLREEIVIDGVPVHVIDTAGLRDTEDVVEKIGIERTWQAVDKADLVLVLVDSREGLGAEVAAILARLPERLPRVFVFNKVDLSGEAPGLAEEDGHPVVRLSARTHAGVDALKAKLLEMIGYSGASEGVFLARERHLDAIRRAADHLAAAEEVWQQVELFAEELRLAQHALSEVTGEFTPDDLLGVIFSRFCIGK, encoded by the coding sequence ATGTCGCTTGCCTACACCCCGACCACCATCTGCGCCATCGCCACCGCTCCCGGCCGCGGCGGCGTCGGCGTCATCCGCGTTTCCGGCCGCGAGCTGCAGTCGTTCGCCCATGCCATCTCGGGCGGCAAGGTTCCCCAGCCGCGCTACGCCACCTACAGCGACTTCCTCGGCGCCGACGGCACCCCGATCGACAACGGCCTGATGCTGTTCTTCCCCGGCCCGAATTCGTTCACCGGCGAGGACGTGCTCGAGCTGCAGGGCCACGGCGGGCCGGTGGTGATGAACATGCTGCTGGCGCGCTGCCTGGAGCTGGGGGCGCGGCTGGCCGAGCCGGGCGAGTTCACCAAGCGCGCCTTCCTCAACGACAAGCTCGACCTGGCGCAGGCCGAGAGCGTGGCCGACCTGATCGACGCCTCCAGCGAGACCGCCGCCAAGAGCGCGCTCAAGTCGCTGAAGGGGGCGTTCTCGCACGAGATCCACCAGCTGGTGGACGAGCTGATCACGCTGCGGATGCTGGTCGAGGCGACGCTCGACTTCCCGGACGAGGAGATCGACTTCCTCGAGGCGGCCGACGCGCGCGGCAAGCTCGCCGGGGTGCGCACGCAGCTGATCCGGGTGCAGGCCACGGCGCGCCAGGGCGCGATCCTGCGCGAGGGCATGCACGTGGTGCTGGTGGGCCAGCCCAACGTCGGCAAGTCGAGCCTGATGAACGCGCTGGCGGGCGACGAGATCGCCATCGTCACCGACATCGCCGGCACCACGCGCGACACGCTGCGCGAGGAAATCGTCATCGACGGCGTGCCGGTGCACGTGATCGACACCGCCGGTCTCAGGGATACCGAGGACGTGGTGGAGAAGATCGGCATCGAGCGCACCTGGCAGGCGGTGGACAAGGCCGACCTGGTGCTGGTGCTGGTGGACAGCCGCGAGGGGCTGGGGGCCGAGGTGGCCGCCATTCTGGCCCGCCTGCCCGAGCGCCTGCCGCGCGTGTTCGTGTTCAACAAGGTGGATTTGTCCGGCGAGGCGCCCGGTCTCGCCGAGGAGGACGGCCACCCGGTGGTGCGGTTGTCGGCACGCACCCACGCCGGCGTGGACGCGCTCAAGGCCAAGCTGCTGGAGATGATCGGCTACAGCGGCGCCAGCGAGGGGGTGTTCCTGGCGCGCGAACGCCACCTCGACGCCATCCGCCGCGCCGCCGACCACCTGGCCGCGGCCGAGGAGGTGTGGCAGCAGGTGGAGCTGTTCGCCGAGGAGCTGCGGCTGGCGCAGCACGCGCTGTCGGAAGTGACCGGGGAATTCACCCCGGACGATCTGTTGGGGGTCATCTTCAGCCGGTTCTGCATCGGAAAGTAA